The following proteins come from a genomic window of Oncorhynchus clarkii lewisi isolate Uvic-CL-2024 chromosome 23, UVic_Ocla_1.0, whole genome shotgun sequence:
- the LOC139381404 gene encoding protein LSM12 homolog A-like — MAAPGPGEYFSVGSHISCLTCLGQRLQGEVVAFDYQSKMLTLKCDPSSRKPNLHDVILINLDYVSEVDIINDRTETPPLASLNVSKLANRARSEKEDKLSQAYAISAGVSVEGQHLFQTIHKTIKDCKWQEKNIMVMDDVVISPPYQADNCKGKEGSALSHVRKIVEKHFRDLESQKQRSQAQQTQNSTLSS, encoded by the exons ATGGCGGCTCCTGGACCGGGAGAGTATTTTAGCGTCGGGAGCCATATCTCTTGTCTTACCTGCTTGGGCCAGCGTCTGCAGGGAGAAGTGGTGGCCTTCGACTACCAGTCCAAGATGTTGACTTTGA AATGTGATCCCTCCAGCAGAAAGCCAAATCTCCACGACGTCATCCTGATCAATTTAGACTATGTTTCTGAAGTGGATATAATAAATGATCGCACTGAAACGCCTCCTCTAGCATCACTGAATGTTAGCAAG CTTGCCAATCGAGCACGGTCAGAGAAGGAGGACAAGCTATCCCAAGCATATGCAATCAGTGCTGGGGTTTCTGTGGAGGGCCAGCATCTATTCCAGACTATTCACAAAAC CATCAAAGACTGTAAATGGCAGGAGAAGAACATAATGGTGATGGACGACGTTGTGATCTCACCACCATACCAGGCTGACAACTGCAAAGGCAAAGAGGGAAGTGCTTTAAGTCATGTACGCAAAATA GTTGAGAAACATTTTAGAGACTTGGAAAGTCAGAAGCAACGTTCACAAGCACAGCAAACACAGAACTCCACTTTATCATCTTGA